Proteins encoded in a region of the Candidozyma auris chromosome 7, complete sequence genome:
- the GRF10 gene encoding Grf10p, translating to MAEESSNKRTRASGEVLEYLLREFDKNQNPTPDQRKEISERTNMSEKAVRIWFQNRRAKLRKFERMGKPIKAQNGVSKNNAASSTFSTNSSSSIHSSRSNSYSSMSALHMQSISTVEVNEKYCFIDCSSLSVGSWQRIKSGSHDVKLQQSLVNLAPFTLNGVMKNVDLMVILSRKNEEINYFFSAISNNSRILFRIFYPISSVLQCSLLDNNINKENNELRLSLARKPRFSVFFFDSVNSNLNQWSICDDFSEGQQVSGAYYAPGGTSTPHVLVGPKHALLYLKSFIAEHNLIHHSQSALQNYSNPSDVSSQHDPAMTSDYQSAALSSNQYSLEDRSEVHGDLQIKHESWNSLAHNENELTTHETRPPFEAHPSFQHLAHQSNQHDDSILTTTPDFFSAVQSPGSNVVSASTNNDDDGSSGLLPSPSNHMNTNGNGSRGRLQDESDTHGSSGSEGQQKTSKYPQPSKISEVYRTQSQHQPSFDDHHHNAHGHEAQTDNLYDFDISAGHNDDFQPNDLLVHSPELSNHETPGASTTAANPVDTFIDYNSHY from the coding sequence ATGGCTGAGGAATCCTCCAACAAGAGAACCCGTGCCTCAGGCGAGGTGCTTGAGTATCTTCTTCGGGAGTTTGACAAGAACCAGAACCCGACGCCAGACCAACGAAAAGAGATCAGTGAACGAACTAACATGAGCGAAAAGGCGGTGAGGATCTGGTTCCAGAACCGCAGAGCCAAGCTTCGTAAGTTCGAGCGAATGGGCAAACCAATCAAGGCCCAGAACGGCGTCTCGAAGAATAATGCCGCTCTGTCGACGTTTTCCACCAACCTGAGCTCGAGCATCCATTCTTCCCGCTCCAATTCGTATTCAAGCATGTCAGCGCTCCACATGCAGAGCATCAGTACCGTGGAAGTGAACGAAAAATACTGTTTTATCGATTGCTCATCGCTATCTGTTGGAAGCTGGCAGCGGATCAAAAGCGGCTCCCACGATGTCAAGCTCCAGCAGCTGTTGGTGAATCTAGCTCCGTTTACGCTTAATGGggtgatgaagaatgtCGACTTGATGGTGATTTTATCCCGCAAGAACGAGGAGATCAACTACTTCTTTCTGgccatctccaacaactccaGGATTCTCTTCCGAATCTTCTATCCCATTTCGTCTGTTCTTCAGTGCTCATTATTGgacaacaacatcaacaaggagaatAACGAGTTGCGTCTCAGTCTTGCTCGGAAACCACGCTTTTCggtgttcttttttgattCCGTCAACTCGAATCTAAATCAATGGTCGATTTGCGACGATTTCTCGGAAGGCCAACAAGTCAGTGGCGCCTACTACGCTCCCGGCGGGACGTCCACTCCCCACGTGCTTGTGGGCCCTAAACATGCTTTGCTTTATCTCAAATCGTTCATCGCTGAGCACAATTTGATACACCATCTGCAATCTGCGCTACAGAATTACAGCAACCCTAGCGACGTATCGCTGCAACATGACCCCGCCATGACTTCGGATTATCAGCTGGCTgcactttcttcaaaccaATATCTGTTAGAGGACAGGTCCGAAGTTCACGGGGACTTGCAAATCAAGCACGAATCCTGGAACTCTTTAGCGCACAACGAAAATGAGCTTACTACTCACGAGACACGGCCGCCATTTGAGGCGCACCCGCTGTTTCAGCACCTTGCCCACCAATCAAACCAGCATGACGATAGCATATTGACCACAACCccagacttcttcagcgCCGTGCAATCGCCTGGCTCCAATGTCGTGTCCGCAAGCACAAATAATGATGACGATGGCAGTAGTGGGCTTTTACCTAGCCCGTCCAATCATATGAATACCAATGGAAATGGATCTCGAGGACGGCTTCAGGACGAGAGCGATACGCATGGCTCCAGTGGGAGTGAAGGTCAGCAGAAAACGTCTAAGTATCCACAGCCAAGCAAAATTCTGGAAGTCTATCGGACGCAAAGCCAACATCAGCCGTCTTTCGACGACCACCACCATAATGCACATGGCCACGAAGCTCAAACAGACAATCTATACGACTTTGATATCCTGGCCGGTCATAATGACGATTTCCAACCCAACGACCTTCTTGTGCACAGTCCAGAATTGTCAAATCACGAAACTCCAGGAGCCTCTACCACTGCTGCCAACCCAGTCGACACGTTCATTGATTACAACTCGCATTACTGA